The genomic segment GTTGTTTCAGCTCGGTTCGGGTTCTAGACCATGAATTCCACCGGCTCCACTGCGGAGTGACACATGATGTTGCCTCCACCTGGGGAGGGTCatggcgaggaggggaagaTGTTGTAGTGCATGTCAGAATATAGGCTGAGTATCGGGCAATGTCAATGTCCGGTGCTACTCTACAACGAGAGTATTCCCAGTTCGGGTGGCTCTCCCATGTTTCACAAGGCACTCACATACCGCATCAACAATATAATTACGCATAATATACCGCTTTGCCGCACAATTTTCTTCAGATACTAGCCTAGTGTCCGCTTGATGCTGCTTTTCGTTCTGACCCCATGAGACTCTGACACGCATGAAACCTGGCCAACGAGGAGAACTAAAGCTGGACTGGCTGCTCATTGTCCTTCACAAAGGTGCAGATTATCTGTTGTGCAGTTGAAGTGAACCCCTAAGACTCAGAGACTGTGTCAAAAAGACAATAATCGATCGTCGTCTGAGACAGTGGGTCAACGGCGAGAGCAGGTGTGGCAGCTGCAAGCAATGATCCGTATCCTTCTTCAGCCTTGGTTAGCTGACGTCTCATGACTGAATTACCTTACGCTTTACGTAACGGGATGATTAGAGTGAGAACTAGAAGTCCCAAATTTTAACATCCTTGGCTGACACCAACAAATATCATATAGATAGAGACAATGAAGTTGGTCCATATTAGATCCAGTCTGTCCGTCAATGTGAACAATGGTTGGCTGTGATAAATGGCTACGATTGAGATGAGTGCGGCGGTGCAGCCACCAGCCATCAGATCGTTCAGGGTTATATACCTGCGTGTCTGCCAACCCAATTTGCTTCTCTCGCCGGGGAAACTGGGAGGGGCTCTAGGGTTTGGCAGTCTACTATCGTTCTGTCGCGGGCGGGATTTCTCGGCGTTGTTCGCGTGCTAAAGGTGTATCGATCCTTCTGGACTCGCGTGCTCTCCATCAATTAAAGTAGTGACAAGGGTCGAGGTAATGGAATTGGTCTGATGTTCTGTAAACTTCTGACCGGAAGTATTGGAGTTGAAGGCAAGTCTCGGAGCACGCTCACCTCACCGATGTCTTCTCCAGCCGCAGGTAAGACGTTGAAAGAACCGACAGGTCCACGATGACATTGATGGCCAAGAACGGATAGAATAACTGGACGAGGTATGTCGTATCCTGCTGCCCACGCCAGGTGTTTCTAACCCCGTGTAGGCAGCCAAACGCCAAGCGATGCTCTGTCATCATGAAACCTGTCCTATAATCCTAGCTCCATTGAGTTGGGGTGACACCTTCGAACACACGAAGGTGGAACACGGCACACATCATCACATCAACGTGGAGCTGTTATCCGCCCCGGGAATGACCAGCTCTGAGGCTAACTGTAATCAAGTAGGCTCGCGTCCCCAATGCTTAATACTATCCCCGTAGGTAAATGAATTCTGCCTGGTGATTTCGCTAAGAACCAAGAATTTGGGGAAGTGCTAACTTTGCAAGAGTTTGGCTGGTTAAGGTCCTATCAACTCGTACTATTTTTGGCGTTAGAATCTAATCCAATAAATATGCCAAGGTTTCTGACTGACGTCTAGGTGACATTTAGCCAGAATGCATCTTATACATAGGCGATTCCGTGTTGTGTTGCCCTAAATTTCCGGTTCAACACACAGCGCTAGGAGAAATATGGCGCTGTGTAGAGAAATGTTTATTCTTAGCTGTGCTTCAACACTCTAAAAGTCGGTGGGAGTAGCAATCATCAGGTCAAAGCCACAAAACGGGTGCGCATAGTTTCTTGGCCTTGTGGGACCACATCGACACTTGTCATCACAAGCTTTCAACAAAGTATAGATCGGCGTTTGCATCATATACGCTTAATCAAGACCAGATGAAGAGGAGACGCGACGAGCAAGTTATCGTCTCCATGCGTTGTGACCGCAAGCTGAAAACTCTTTTCACCGTCGCAATTGGCCAGCCGTTCCCCCATGAACCATCGAGTGTAATCTTCTACAGAAATGCGGAtcatgcagcagcaggtgGGGGTTCCTTGACTCGGCTGAGCCGTGAGAAACAGCCACAATACAACGCCTGCGCGGAGCAGGCCTGGTCACTCTGCCATAGTAGGCGGCATGCCCGACTGGATAGCTGCACAGCCCTACGAGAGCAACTACTCGCGCGAGTCAGCATCCCCCAGCATTGGCCAACCACCGGCACGGCCGATAGCTTGATAGGTTGATAGGACATCACCGCCCTGGGTGGTTCTATGGCAGTTGATTAAATGAAGGGCTCCTTATGGAGTGCTAGGCCTGCCAAGCCCCGCTGCAAGGGGCTCCCCCTTGTAATGAAGACTTATTTCTGGTTCACGATAAATTAATCTTCAATCTATGTTTCCAGAGATCAAAAAAGCACAAAAGCGGGAGCTCTTGCTCCGTTCATAGTCGGCAATCCAGCTTTGTGTGGCATCTCAAAAGACCTCATCACACTTCCAATCATACGTTCTTGCTCACGAGACGACAGCGTCGAGCTACGATAATACCACTTTCAAGCGCTACCCAAACACCAACACACAACCATGCCTGCAATCCACCAGTTGGCCCAAGCTGCCCAAAACAGTCCCCTCCGGTTCCTAGCAACACGAAACGGCAGcaaggatggcgacggcgatgacgacaacaacggtcTGTCGGGAGTCGCCATAGCCGCTATCATCGTCTGCGTGGTCATCTTCATCACCGTTCTCGGGTgttgctactgctgctgctgcaggcggCGCAGACGCAAGGGAaacagcggcagcagcagcgacagcgacgacgacaaggatgaaggctcgggcggcggcggcggcggcaacaagTTTGTCTACGACCCGACGAAGTACATCAAGAAGGCCATCAAAAAAGCCTTGAAGAAGATCAAGAAGATGGTgtccaagaagaacaagaagaacaaggaaaagaaggccgccggcacTGCCGTCCACCTCGAACAGACCGGCCCTTACGGCCAGGGCACCCATCCCGGATACGGCCAGAATGAGCGCGAGATGGGGTATAACGGGGGATACGACAGACTCGACGGGGAGAACGAAGAGCGggtggcgttggcgtcgtcaCCCTACGGAGCGAGGAACGACCACTAGACTAGACGGCTCACGAGCGAGCGTACCCAGCACGCTGATATCTCGGGACCCTGACGCCCGATTGCGCGGCTTTTTCTTACTCTAGCCTCACGTATACCCATGTTGCGACGAATCTAAATAATGTTTTCCTATCACGAGGCTGACCCGTGCTTCCCAAACCGTGCTCTCAAGGTTGTGGGACGTTCTCGTGGGATGTGTGCTGGTTGACATGGTCACGAAACTGGAGAGGAGCTATGCACCGTGGCCATGGCTGTCGTCTGTGCCTCCACGGCGTATTCGCTTGTTTCTGTGTGAACTATGAAGACGATCCTACCGACGATCACTCAACTTGGAATTCAGTACACGCACTGCTATCTCTGAAGCGCGTAACTTGTTGGTTGAAGTTCATATTCTCTAGGAACATTGATGGGCTCTTGATGATGCTAGAGGCAGCAGCCAGCTATGCAGCCGCCATGAATAAACATTAAAAAATAGCGGTGAGCTCAAGCATTAACCTAGGTATTGATAAGTTGGAAACGAATAGCCGTTGTGGTACGAATTCCATGTTGATGACGCATGATTGGATTAACAGTTGTTGCCAGAGTAATCACGGCTTCTGCAGGCGTCAAGAACTGTGTAAATCGCAGTCGCGAGATGAAACATCATGCACCTATTCTAGAGTATGATCTGGTGTCTTGATGCTACGTCGTGCTGTGGAAGTGCCGTCCAGCCCCATATAGCATGTGGCGTTCAATGAGTTCGAGTTTCTTGGAAAGCACGTAATCTTGAAAAAACTTTACCTACTCACTTTTTCATAGAATACTTTTTGACTCTTTTATTTGCTCAAGTTATCTATCAAATGGGAGTTTACAGTCATGTCATAAATGACCTAAGCCAGCACTGTTCTGTGCCTAACACCCACAAATTGCAATTTCGGTCAGACTTTGCTGCTCCTTAGGTACCTCGGTCAAGTCCTCAGAAAATGAGTTAAGCACATACCAAGTTCAGCTTGTATGCTTCACTTCTAGATCTTAAACGTACATTAGCAATCGAAATGAGGGGTTCTCAAAGATATGTCAGAGAATAGACTACAGATGATGTTGATAGTCATTGTGCAGTGCAGTCTTTAAATGGTTCATTTTATCATTCTTCTGCATCGTGGAAGAAACTGAGGAAGTATAGCCTGAACCAAGCAAATAATGATAAGGAACTCTACTATAAGCAGATGTACAAATTAGTCTCACAAGGTCACTTGAATGATGAGTGAGCGTACGAACAGACAAAGCGGTACTGTCTGTAGAGGTTGTGATATAAAAGAGAGGAAGCTAGTGACGGCAGCCGCGATACAGCTGGACCAACGGAGACAGATCCGTGTGGATTGATTTACCAGTTCGTCACCCCACCATGCCATCCCATTGAAATTCAGCTGAGCATCCAATATTGAAGATACTCAAAATTAATAATAATGGAAATTTCCAGAGCTTAGGCTTGTCAGAGAAGGCGATAGATTGGGCTAAAAAACTTCGCAAGGCATTAAGAAGCTGATTTCGCAGAGTACAATAGGAGACAGAACTGCAAAGGACTTTATCTCCAACAGCATAAATAAGCAATTTGACTGGAAGTCGGAGGAAAATGTACTCAGGTGTTAAGACCTGACCTTCTGCATGGTTGTTCTCTTTGCCCTACACACCTCCAGAAGTTATCAGATCTCTCATTTGCAGGAAAACAACGTCATATTTTCAAATTTATTACACTGGAGTAAACAACTTTGGAAGGTCTCGATGTCGGTAATGTCGTGGTGTCACGACTCGGTAATATTATACCAATGATATGTTGAAGCTGAGTGTGAGGGAAAATAACGGACCACCTCCCCCAGAAATGGCTAATAGCAGGCAACAACTCCATTAAACCGACATTCCCCAAGATATCATGCGCTAGCGTGTGCAGTACATGTGGGTGAAAATAGCTCTATGAGGATTCAATACGCCGTGACAAGGTTTACTTCATCTCGGCCCCATTGCGGCGCGCATTGTAAGTTTGTCTCTGACTCGATAGCACCTTGCGATTGCAGGCATGGAGCAACGGCGAGAAGCTTCAATCAGCCGTTTCAAAACTTGACAGCCCGTGCTGTGTTTGTGAGACAGTTCCCAAAAATCTCCATGAGAGTCAATGGTAGAGTTTCTGACGGAAAGCCTCATGGCgagacaaggagaacgagTCAGCCTTTTGACTTGGACGTCACCAAGGCGACTCGTGTGATGTGATGTCGGCTCATGGAGCAGGCAGGATGAGCGGTATCGGCCCGTCAAGATGGATAGGCGAGAAAGTCTTTGTAGAGTCACAGTCAACAAAACGTGGACAGCCGGGGCTTTTGGACCAGTGTTAAGCCTCTTGGCTACTGCTCCACTGCTTGGGTAGTGAAAGGATGGAACGACGGGAAAACTTGTTCCACCACTCAGAGATGATGGAGCGTCCGGTTTTAGACCAATGTTTCCATAAAAAGTCGGCGAGCACCCCGCAAGTGGTGGGCGAGGTCCCCATCTCCGGACCCCATACCCGCATGTTCCCCACGGGCAATAAGCCGGAGAAGTGACAAAGCTCGGACGGAACCCCGCGGTTGGAGTGAACACTGCCAGTTGAGCCTTTGCTTTCTAGCATCAAACAGCGAACGTCTAACAGATGGATGAGAACAGTGATCAATGGTTGTTTTGATGCGCGGGAGACACGACTAGAGGCGCGTGGAATGGGCCGTCCTCGGGTTCTTGTCGTTATGGGTTCTCCGTTTGTTCAGTCAACGACGATACCTGGTGTAAAGAAAGCCCGTCCAAGCATCTGCCATGTTAATCCGATGACGTCCGATGTTAAACCCCCGTCCATCGGAACTATCATACCCCGCACCCCAGACGTGACTCGGGAAACTCGTGGTGGGTGGAGGGCGCGGCAAAGCTTGCCCAGATCGCCTAGCGAACGCCTCGAGGATCTCTGTCGGGAGTTGCCCGAAACCGAAGAGTCGGTATCAGGATCTCTGGAGGATGTCCTAAGCGCTTGCTCTTTCCTTGCGATGTCGAGTATTTGAGGAGCCACAAGCCGCACCCCTCGGGGCATTTGCCGgaactctctctctccctgaTATCTGTGAGGCACGGGTAATTGTCGTTTCTGCACGTCACAACTCCGACGAGACCACGAGGAGCACCAACTGAGACCCGGACGCCGTCCGAGATAAAAGAACCCATCATTCCATATGGCCGATGCCACTTCCACCGCCGCGGATGACGCCAAGTCCCGCAGGAGCGACGTCGAACACCTCGAGCAAGACCTCCAGAAACCTCACATCGAGACCGATGATGtccagcaacaacacccaGAGATCTACATGCAGGCCCTGGCGAGGTACCCGAACGATGAATCGATAgaccaggccgaggagaagcgtCTCCTCCGCAAGCTCGACATGCGCATTCTGCCTCTGCTTGGAATCTGCTACTTCTTCTACTACGTCGACAAGACCACCTTGTACAGCCTGCCGCCGCTTCCAGCACACGAAAGTAGGGAAAGGCGTTTGCTGACCGCTTCACTCGCAGATCGTACGCCGCAATCTTCGGTCTGAAAGAGGGCCTCCACCTCAAAGGCGAAGAGTACTCATggctctcgagctccttctACTTCGGATGGCTCGTCTGGGCCATCCCCTCCAACCTCATCATGCAGCGTTGCCGGCCGGCATGGTACCTCTCCTTCAACATCTTCATGTGGGGAGCCCTGCTCATGGCGCAGGCCGCGGCCCAGAACTTTGGTGGTCTCCTCGCTCTGCGAGTTCTCTCGGGAGCCTTTGAGGCCATTGCGGATCCCGCCTTCATGTTGATCACCTCCATGTACTACACCCGCTCCGAGCAGCCCTCTCGCATCGCGGCGTGGTATGCCTGGAACGGCGTTGGTGTTGCCGGCGGTGGTCTCATCGGtaagtctctctctctcactctgtCTCGTCAACGGTGTCGCAACATGTCAACTGacccatgatgatgatgaacCCCAGGCTACGGGATCGGAAACATCAAAGGCGCCCTCGCATCATGGCGATACgagttcctcgtcgtcggcgccttcTGCGCCTTCTgggccatcatcctcgccgtcatgCTGCCCAACTCGCCCCGGACGATCTGGGGCTTCACCCACGATGAGAAGCTCATCATGATCGCCCGCATGCGCCGCAACCAGACGGGCATCGAGCAGCGCCGCATCAACTGGGGCCAGATCAAGGAGGCCTACCTCGACTACAAGACCTGGCTCTTCACCCTGCTGGGTTTCATGTCCAACGTGCCCAACGGCGGCATCTCCAACTTCTCCACCCTGGTCATCAAGGGCCTTGGCTTCGGGACGCTCGAGACGGCGCTGCTTGGCATCCCCCAGGGCGCCTTGGTCGTCATCTGGATCGGACTTGGTGCCTTGGCGAACAGATATTTGCCGGCCAACAGCCGCACGCTTGTGTGCGCTCTCTTCATGCTGCCCACCATTGGCGGAGCTCTTGGCTTTCTCTTGGCACCGGCTGACGCCTACATCGGCCGGTTGATCTGCTTGTATGTCTCTCCCTCGTGCTTGGGTAATAATCAAAACACGGCTGACTCGATGTGCGTAGTTACCTTACTGGCTCATACCAGGCCTCCTTCGTCCTCTCTCTGTCCCTTATCACTTCCAACACAGGCGGCCAGTCCAAGAAGATGATCGTCTCCGGCATGATCTGGTTCGGCGCCTGCATCGGCAACATTGCGAGCCCCTTCTTCTACAAGGCCAACCAGGCTCCCTCGTACCACCTGGGCATCGGATCGCTCTTGGTCGCCAACTGCATCGAgctcgccctcttcttcgtctttcGCTACGCCTTTATCTgggagaacaagaagaaggagaggcTGCGGGCGGAGATGCGGGCGAGCGGCAACTACGTGGCGGACGAGCTCAATGCTACCGCTTTCACCGACATGACAGACAAGGAGAACCCCAACTTTGAGTACGTTTATTAATGCAAAGAGTTTTGGAGTTTGTATGGtaagaagagaagaaacgGGGATATGAGACAGACATGTCTAAGGCCTGGGGATGGTATCTAGCATAGACACGCATCAATCTAGCGGATCGTTCTAGATCGCACATCTTAGCACACTACAGACCACTTGACATGCTCCCATCCTTTCCGTCGGCTGATTCGGGCTCCCAAGTCCTGTTTCGACTCCGGTCTCCCAATCCCGGTCGTTGGCCAAGGAACTTCAGCCTTCGGGACCCGAAGAATGCTGTCGTCAACGCCACTGACGTCGAAATTGAGAAGCAACTGGGCAGCGAACCCGATAGTCAAGCTGTTTGCAAGGTGGCGACCGGGGCTGTGTACAGTATACCGTCAGGCAACTCTTCTCGTTTCGGGAGGGCGGACGATACTCACCAAATGTGCTTACCGCCACCGAACGGGTGGAAACCAGGCGGCGTAGATGTCATATAGCCCAGTTTCAGTGATCTGTCACCGATCCAAACATCGGAATCGTCCCCCCATACGTTCGGGTTGGCGTGTAAAACGCTGAGGGGCATTTGGACACTATTCCCTTTTTTGAGGAGATAGGACCGGCCACCGTCCGATATCGCCGTGTCCTTCATCACCGTTCTGGTGATGCTATCGACAATGTTGTGACGTTGCGTCTCTTGAAGACACGAGAAGAGCAGGGGACATCGATCTTTGATTTCGCCGAGGCGTAGCGTGATctggagctcctcggcgctgGTGGAATCGTCTTGGACTGCAGCGCCGAGTAGCTCCTCCCGGATCCTGGCCAGAAGCTCGGGCTGGTTGTAGATATGGGTGATGAGCCAATACGTCAGCGTGGGAACGTTCGCAAGAGCGGTGGCCAGAAGGACCTCGATCTTGGCGCTGTCGTGGATGGACATGCCGAACTTTCGCTCGGCGTTGAATCTGTCTCTGGTGAACTGGGGTACGTCATCTCCGAAGTCATTTTCTTTTCTGATGTATGTTTCCAAAGCCTTGATTACTTCGGTTCTTGCTTCGtaggcgttggcggcgaccagCGAGGGCGCGATGCCGGGCAGGAGTTTGTGCATCTCATCATTGTACGTCCTAGAGGTCCAATATCAGCTTATTTCTGTCGCAcaaagagagggagaaagaaagagacagagagagttTGCCACAGACGAAAAGTGTTGGTTACCAGAAACTCTGCAAGACTCTTGGATTACTGAACGGGCTCAGATCCCCGTAAAAGCAACTCATGACGTTTGTGGCCACGACTTTGCGGATCCAAGCATAAAAATCAACCACTTCCAGCTGGCCCGGTGATAGTTCGTTGAAAAAGTCGGCTGCCTTGCTGACAGCCCCCGTGGTGAGATCAGCCAGCGACTGTCCACCGAGGCCTCTGTAGAGGACTCTAAATATGGCGGTGCGGAACTCGGGATCAGTCCACAGCTGCATTCCCTGGCCGTCCAGGCCTACTAGGGTGCGGACAAAGCTATCGATCAGAGGCTCGAAGCTGAGCGTGCGCTTCTCAAAAACGGATGCTGCTAGTTGTGGCGATGATGCTACGTAAAGTTTGCCGCCGAGGATAGGCAATGTGTACGCAGACAGGTTGTACTTTTTGCTGCTTTATCGTAAGTGGACGACTGTACAGTCTGACCTCACTATAGGAGTATATGAAAGACACAACATACTGATTATTGACATGATACTGGTATTTGAATTTTAGAAGACTCAGGAAATGCCCTAGGAAAGGCAACTTGGAGCGCAGGACTGGGGGTTCTTGCGAGACTGGGGACGCCCGCCAGAGAAGGCTGCAGACGAGAAACAATATCAGACAGCATATGGGGATAGTGATGGTCGGAATCACTTCCAGCAGAGGTTCGATCATCTGCGATGTGGAACTAAAGGCTTCTCGTTGCCTCTCTGTAACAAAATGACAGGCtgatgaggacgaggctGAGGCTATGTATTTGCCTGCTTCTTAAATATTTCCGCAAACCATCAGACGGCCATTGCTTGGCGCCCATAAAAGTCACAAATACTACTTTCTTACAGTCGTAGGAGCCCTGGTGCTTGAAACGTGGCTAGCCCCCAAGTCCAGAACTGCATCTCTCATGTACAGTAAGACAGCTGATGGGTGTTGTTGCTTTCGATGTGGAGCCGCCCAAGAATCTTGTCAGCTTATATACGAAGCAGGAATGAAGAGTGGGTGAGAATTAGATGTGGTGTTATTCAGATACCAAGCGAAGTCGAGAGACTATTGATGCAGTCAGCTTTTAGTCACAGAGCACTCGGGGGCCATGGTTTCCTGACCGAGAGCACTGTAGATTGTAGATCTATTTTGGTTATGGGTCTCAATAGGTCTGCCTACACATTCCTGCTGAGAATCTCAGTGCATCTGGATTGTCTGATTTTGAACTGGCACAATTTTGAGGTCAACAATGATCGGTTCACTGACGTAGCATAGAGGACCAACGATCTCGACGAGAATGGACAATCGACACGCTGCCATTCATCGTTCTTTGAACATTAAGAGAAGTTTCCAATTCAGTTCTTAACCTCCGGTACCGGCTGGAACTCGTTTACCCACTGGTTCCGCGGCTTGCTCAACGTGCTCCTCCCACGACGCAGAAACTCGCCATACCCCATCTCACCAACAACGCCCCCATTATCGCGATCCCAGACAACCTTGCCCCTGACTATGGTATACCTCGGCCAATTTTCAAACTTCATGCCTTCAAAGGGAGAATAGTCAATATCGTGATGAAGCATCTCGTTTTCCAGCACGAAGggctccatcgtcacccCTCCGGAGTTCTGCTCAGCAGTCGGATACCAGATCACGAAGTCGGCATCGTAGCCCGCAGCGATGGTACCCTTCGTCTTGCCCAAGCCATACAGCTTCGCGGGattcgtcgccgtcacctcgACGAACTTCTGCGGAGACACCCTTCCCGACAGCACGCCCCCCTGGAACAACACCGGCATGCGCGTCTCCACGCCCGGGAGCCCGTTGGGGACGTTGTCGTATCTCATCGACCCGTCACCGCCCAGGCCAGCCTTCTTCCCCGAGGGGTGATCGTACTTGCTCGGCGCGTGGTCCGAACTGAACGTCGTGAACGTCCCGTTGATGATACCCGCCCACATCGCCTCCAAATCCAGGCGGTCTTCCCTCAGCGGCGGACTGCAGATGTGCTTCGCGCCGGAGAAGGCGTCATGTGCGGGATCGTTCGGCCGCAGCGCGTCGGCGGTGAGGTAAAGGTAGTGCGGACACGTCTCCGCATGGATGGGAAGCAGCCTCGTCTGCGCGCTTCTGACGTGCGTCGCGGCCGTCTTCGAAGACATGTGAACGATGAGAATGGGCACGTCGgagagctcggccagcgcgATGACGCGGTAcgtcgcctcgtcctcggcgatgttGGGCCTGCTGATGGCGTGGTAGTACGGCGCCGTGAGCTTCTGCTCAGCTAGCCGGCGGGTTATCCAGGAGATCATgtcggcgttctcggcgtGGACCATGGTCGTCATGCCCAGGCTCCGCGTCGCCATCATGACGTCCAGGATCTCGCCGTCACGGAGCTGCATCGGCTCATAGGTCATGTACAGTTTCACGGAGGTGATGCCCTCGTTCACGTAGTGGGGGAGTTCGTCGCGCAGGATGGTTTGGGTCGGGTTCGTGAGGATGATGTGGAAGCCGTAGTCGCAGTAGGACTTGGCGTTGGCGCGGGAGTGGTAGTCCGTGACGGCTGGGTGGAGGGACTCCTGGTTGCGGTCCTGGgtggcgaaggcgaggatggTTGTTGTGCCACCGGCGACGGCTGACCTTGTGCCCGTCTCAAAGTTGTCTCCTGTTGGTGAATTGTCCTGCGCGTTCGTGTGAGATGTCATTCTGATGATGGATTGATGGATGAGACGCTGCTCACTTGGTCGAGATGAACGTGAGAGTCCACGCCGCCGGGCATGACAAAGCCATGCTGGGCGTCGATGACTTGCTTCGCTGAGAAGACGGACTTCAAGCCTTGCCCAACGGCAAGGATCTTGCCATCGCGAACGACAATTTCTTGGTTCTGATGGATATCGGATGCTGTCGCCTTGGTGTCATGTTAGTTGGAAAGGATTTCGGATGAGGGTTCAATCGCTAAAACACTTACCACCGTGGCATTGTCAATGATGAGATCAACTTCCATTGTGAAGGTTTACCCTTGAATCTTTGGGTTCTCTTGGCACTTCAAACGAAAATACGCTCAGCTAGGTTGAATGGAGTCTTTGTGATTATTTTCACCCGTTACTTTGTTCCAAAGACTTGGACCCAGAGCCATTTCCCATCTCAGCATACCGGCGATCTGACAGGAACACCGAGATCTTTGATAAAGAGAAATGGGTCCAGTTGCTGCGCCGCATAGAGATAGGCGAAGTTGGGACGAGATAGCGATAGGCCTCGGGATCCAGATAGGCACTTTGATGCATCCTGCGAGCCTATCGAAATGCTTatcgcccgccgccaccggaTCGACAGTCAGTTGCATGAAGCAGGCTGGGGTTAGCGAGCGACCGGGTTCGAAGCTGTTGGTGAGGAGACAACTCTCCGGTAAGAGAAGATGTTTGCCGGCGCGGCGCTTAAGAAGCACGTCGCATCAGAGACAAAACGCGTGAGCTTAAGTCGCTTCTAAGCAGCTCGCGTCTGATCGGAGATCCAGAGAGTTGGTTCCAGTGAAGAGAGTAATATCGGGAATATACATCACATCACAATGGCATCACGAACGCTTAAGGTGGCAGCGGCCCAGATGGGCGCCACGAATTACACCGACGCTCGCAGCAAGACGCTGGACCGCATGCTCGCGCTTCTCGATGATGCCGCGGCCAAAGGAGCTCAACTCGTTCTCTTCCCCGAAACCGCCTTCACGACATTCTTCCCCCGTCATCTCATCAACGACCCCGTGGAACTCGACTCCTTCTTCGAGCACGGCGACATCGTCACGCAACCTCAGACCAAACCCCTGTTCGACAAAGCCACCGAGCGCGGCACCGACA from the Colletotrichum destructivum chromosome 10, complete sequence genome contains:
- a CDS encoding Putative metal-dependent hydrolase, composite domain superfamily, hydantoinase/dihydropyrimidinase, producing the protein MEVDLIIDNATVATASDIHQNQEIVVRDGKILAVGQGLKSVFSAKQVIDAQHGFVMPGGVDSHVHLDQDNSPTGDNFETGTRSAVAGGTTTILAFATQDRNQESLHPAVTDYHSRANAKSYCDYGFHIILTNPTQTILRDELPHYVNEGITSVKLYMTYEPMQLRDGEILDVMMATRSLGMTTMVHAENADMISWITRRLAEQKLTAPYYHAISRPNIAEDEATYRVIALAELSDVPILIVHMSSKTAATHVRSAQTRLLPIHAETCPHYLYLTADALRPNDPAHDAFSGAKHICSPPLREDRLDLEAMWAGIINGTFTTFSSDHAPSKYDHPSGKKAGLGGDGSMRYDNVPNGLPGVETRMPVLFQGGVLSGRVSPQKFVEVTATNPAKLYGLGKTKGTIAAGYDADFVIWYPTAEQNSGGVTMEPFVLENEMLHHDIDYSPFEGMKFENWPRYTIVRGKVVWDRDNGGVVGEMGYGEFLRRGRSTLSKPRNQWVNEFQPVPEVKN
- a CDS encoding Putative major facilitator superfamily, MFS transporter superfamily, yielding MADATSTAADDAKSRRSDVEHLEQDLQKPHIETDDVQQQHPEIYMQALARYPNDESIDQAEEKRLLRKLDMRILPLLGICYFFYYVDKTTLSYAAIFGLKEGLHLKGEEYSWLSSSFYFGWLVWAIPSNLIMQRCRPAWYLSFNIFMWGALLMAQAAAQNFGGLLALRVLSGAFEAIADPAFMLITSMYYTRSEQPSRIAAWYAWNGVGVAGGGLIGYGIGNIKGALASWRYEFLVVGAFCAFWAIILAVMLPNSPRTIWGFTHDEKLIMIARMRRNQTGIEQRRINWGQIKEAYLDYKTWLFTLLGFMSNVPNGGISNFSTLVIKGLGFGTLETALLGIPQGALVVIWIGLGALANRYLPANSRTLVCALFMLPTIGGALGFLLAPADAYIGRLICFYLTGSYQASFVLSLSLITSNTGGQSKKMIVSGMIWFGACIGNIASPFFYKANQAPSYHLGIGSLLVANCIELALFFVFRYAFIWENKKKERLRAEMRASGNYVADELNATAFTDMTDKENPNFEYVY
- a CDS encoding Putative cytochrome P450 gives rise to the protein MIEPLLEVIPTITIPICCLILFLVCSLLWRASPVSQEPPVLRSKLPFLGHFLSLLKFKYQYHVNNHKKYNLSAYTLPILGGKLYVASSPQLAASVFEKRTLSFEPLIDSFVRTLVGLDGQGMQLWTDPEFRTAIFRVLYRGLGGQSLADLTTGAVSKAADFFNELSPGQLEVVDFYAWIRKVVATNVMSCFYGDLSPFSNPRVLQSFWTYNDEMHKLLPGIAPSLVAANAYEARTEVIKALETYIRKENDFGDDVPQFTRDRFNAERKFGMSIHDSAKIEVLLATALANVPTLTYWLITHIYNQPELLARIREELLGAAVQDDSTSAEELQITLRLGEIKDRCPLLFSCLQETQRHNIVDSITRTVMKDTAISDGGRSYLLKKGNSVQMPLSVLHANPNVWGDDSDVWIGDRSLKLGYMTSTPPGFHPFGGGKHICPGRHLANSLTIGFAAQLLLNFDVSGVDDSILRVPKAEVPWPTTGIGRPESKQDLGARISRRKGWEHVKWSVVC